A genome region from Calditrichota bacterium includes the following:
- a CDS encoding SLC13/DASS family transporter, which translates to MAGPVLFLGVLWGVPAGADLSAAGHRVLALAALMAWWWITEAIPVPATALLPLALLPVLGVQPVREVAASYGDSNIFLFMGGFFLAVTMQRWGLHRRLALHVIRLIGSNPRTLVLGFMVATAALSMWISNTATTLMMYPIALALVLHLDEGSAPEDARARARLKTALMLGVAYAASIGGIGTLIGTPPNIILVAQLTRLFPKAPTIGFLDWLKVGLPFVALFLPLSWLLLTRVVLPLGKQGLGGGRQAVRQEIERLGRPSRGEWLVGLVFVLTALAWVWRSDVELGAVHIPGWASLLGLGAKVNDATVAMVAAVLLFVVPVDFRRREFLLDWETARGIPWGVLLLFGGGIALAGAFESSGLAAWVGHRLSLLRSLPPLVLVSLVCLVTTFVTEVTSNTAVASIFTPVLGATAVAVGMHPLLLMIPSAISASCAFMLPVATPPNAIVFASGHVSIPQMARAGVLLNLLGVILVTLVVYVVAVPAFGIKMGVLPTWAR; encoded by the coding sequence GTGGCCGGCCCCGTGCTGTTTCTTGGGGTGTTGTGGGGCGTGCCGGCAGGTGCTGATCTTTCCGCCGCAGGACACCGGGTCTTGGCGCTGGCGGCGCTCATGGCCTGGTGGTGGATTACGGAAGCGATACCCGTTCCGGCCACCGCTCTGTTGCCTCTCGCCCTGCTGCCGGTGCTCGGGGTGCAGCCAGTGCGTGAGGTGGCGGCCTCCTACGGCGACAGCAACATCTTCCTCTTCATGGGGGGATTCTTCTTAGCGGTGACGATGCAGCGGTGGGGTCTGCACCGACGCCTGGCGCTACATGTGATTCGTCTGATTGGCTCCAATCCCCGCACCCTTGTGCTTGGCTTCATGGTTGCTACGGCAGCCCTCTCCATGTGGATCTCCAACACCGCGACCACCCTCATGATGTACCCCATCGCCCTGGCGTTAGTGCTGCACCTGGATGAGGGCTCGGCTCCAGAGGACGCTCGAGCGCGAGCCCGCTTAAAGACCGCATTGATGCTGGGAGTGGCCTATGCAGCCAGCATCGGCGGCATCGGCACACTGATCGGCACACCGCCCAACATCATCCTCGTTGCCCAACTGACGCGCCTCTTCCCGAAGGCTCCCACCATTGGCTTTCTCGATTGGTTGAAGGTGGGCCTGCCTTTTGTGGCGCTGTTTCTGCCCTTGAGCTGGCTGCTGCTCACACGCGTAGTGCTCCCTTTGGGGAAACAAGGCCTCGGGGGCGGGCGGCAGGCTGTTAGGCAAGAGATAGAGCGCCTGGGCCGGCCTTCGCGCGGAGAGTGGCTGGTGGGGCTGGTTTTTGTGCTCACTGCCCTGGCCTGGGTGTGGCGTTCGGATGTGGAGCTGGGCGCGGTGCACATACCAGGATGGGCAAGCCTGTTGGGACTAGGCGCGAAAGTCAACGACGCAACCGTGGCCATGGTGGCGGCAGTCCTCCTCTTTGTTGTGCCTGTGGATTTCCGGCGGCGGGAGTTTCTCCTCGACTGGGAGACGGCGCGTGGCATTCCCTGGGGAGTATTGCTTCTGTTTGGCGGGGGCATAGCTCTGGCCGGGGCCTTCGAAAGCTCGGGCCTTGCCGCCTGGGTGGGGCACAGACTGTCGCTGCTTCGTTCGCTGCCGCCCCTGGTGCTCGTGAGCCTGGTCTGCTTGGTGACGACCTTCGTGACGGAGGTGACTTCCAACACGGCTGTGGCGTCGATCTTCACTCCGGTGTTGGGGGCCACGGCAGTGGCTGTGGGCATGCACCCCCTGCTGTTGATGATTCCCAGCGCCATTTCGGCTTCTTGTGCGTTCATGCTGCCGGTGGCGACCCCACCCAATGCGATTGTGTTTGCCTCCGGCCATGTGTCCATCCCGCAGATGGCGCGCGCGGGAGTACTGTTGAACTTGTTGGGGGTTATTCTCGTTACATTGGTGGTGTACGTGGTGGCAGTGCCCGCTTTTGGCATCAAGATGGGTGTGCTGCCAACTTGGGCGCGGTGA